In one window of Tellurirhabdus rosea DNA:
- a CDS encoding DUF4397 domain-containing protein has product MLKKLSYFLLSAAALLTVACEKNTIPAQDEPVVDGARIKLVHSAPETAGVNLFLNDKKISANTPTSTTIVQPITYGLTFPNSGANYAVVPAGQYTAKLSTPASGTATSETVVSTQQIQLQNEKYYSLLLGGTAAQPVTVLLNDELPGPDNSKFYVRFVNLIPGGQPYDLILRGGSALLTGITAGTASQFVAVDVNSNVAFDLRAAGTTTNIGTGFAFTSNAAGRVVTLIAQGLPGRTGAVAPRLGGYVNR; this is encoded by the coding sequence ATGTTAAAGAAACTTTCTTATTTTCTCCTTTCGGCGGCGGCTCTTCTGACGGTTGCCTGCGAGAAAAATACCATTCCGGCCCAGGATGAGCCTGTCGTGGACGGCGCCCGGATCAAGCTGGTTCACTCCGCTCCGGAAACGGCCGGGGTCAATCTTTTCCTGAACGACAAGAAGATTTCGGCCAATACGCCCACGTCTACCACCATCGTCCAGCCGATCACCTACGGTCTGACCTTCCCCAACTCAGGAGCCAACTACGCGGTGGTTCCGGCGGGTCAGTACACGGCCAAACTGTCGACGCCGGCCAGCGGAACAGCAACCAGCGAGACGGTTGTTTCGACGCAGCAGATTCAATTACAGAATGAGAAGTACTACTCGCTGTTGCTGGGCGGCACGGCGGCCCAGCCCGTTACGGTCCTGCTGAACGACGAACTGCCGGGTCCGGACAATTCGAAGTTCTACGTTCGGTTTGTCAACCTGATTCCCGGTGGTCAGCCGTACGATTTGATTCTGCGCGGCGGCAGTGCACTGCTTACGGGCATCACGGCCGGGACTGCCAGCCAGTTTGTGGCTGTTGACGTGAACAGCAACGTAGCGTTTGACCTGCGGGCCGCCGGCACGACCACCAACATCGGAACGGGTTTTGCCTTCACCAGCAACGCCGCCGGTCGGGTCGTGACGCTCATCGCCCAGGGTCTTCCCGGTCGGACCGGAGCCGTTGCTCCGCGTCTGGGAGGCTACGTAAACCGGTAG
- a CDS encoding SusD/RagB family nutrient-binding outer membrane lipoprotein, with translation MKKFIGGILLAGLALTFSGCDKYLDINKNPNNPDEVEAALLLPPIHNSFVLGVQFDARYIGRYVQNWQAAGGGDTWDLHGYVANSDAGGEIWRNVYFKGGRNLENLLADAEKGQKWDYLGVGQVTKAWGWQMLTDVHGEIILSEAYPNDPNKRTFDYDTQDKVYTEVQRLLTEGIKNLNRADGKVSQVQLQRGDLIYKGDRLKWKRFAYGLLAVNAHRLANKKSLYKPDQVIAYVDSAFTGNADDALFTFNGLSTADGSFFGPLRQNLQAFGQSAFILRLLDGTVLNGAKDPRLSIMLAPSGDNVYRGLIPGVGQSTAASVPVPTRVQSPWGTQLSVNPPVGTTGKYIFTDKGPFPIMTYAQLQFIKAEAAFIKGDKATALAAYRRGIEAHMTASYVNAPAAERTAYLANPAVIPATAADLTLNQIMLQKYIAQWGWGFLETWSDLRRYNYSADVFTSFQLPNAFTTSNNGKPAQRLRPRYNSEYVWNVDALTKIGGLDLDFHTKPLWFTQQ, from the coding sequence ATGAAAAAATTCATAGGTGGTATTCTGCTCGCCGGACTCGCCCTGACCTTCAGTGGCTGCGACAAGTACCTCGATATCAATAAAAACCCCAACAACCCGGACGAGGTGGAAGCGGCCCTGCTGCTCCCGCCGATCCACAACAGCTTCGTGCTGGGTGTGCAGTTCGACGCCCGCTACATTGGCCGGTATGTTCAGAACTGGCAGGCGGCCGGCGGTGGGGATACCTGGGATTTGCACGGTTACGTAGCCAACTCGGATGCCGGTGGCGAAATCTGGCGGAACGTTTATTTTAAAGGGGGCCGAAACCTCGAAAACCTGCTCGCGGACGCGGAGAAGGGCCAGAAATGGGATTACCTCGGCGTGGGTCAGGTCACCAAAGCGTGGGGCTGGCAGATGCTGACCGACGTGCACGGGGAGATTATCCTGTCGGAGGCTTATCCGAATGACCCCAACAAACGGACGTTTGACTACGATACCCAGGACAAAGTGTATACGGAAGTCCAGCGTCTGCTGACCGAAGGCATCAAAAACCTGAACCGGGCCGACGGGAAGGTTTCGCAGGTGCAGCTTCAGCGCGGGGACCTGATCTACAAAGGCGACCGGCTGAAATGGAAACGTTTCGCCTATGGCCTGCTTGCCGTCAACGCCCATCGTCTGGCCAACAAGAAAAGCCTCTACAAGCCTGACCAGGTTATTGCTTATGTAGACAGCGCTTTCACCGGCAACGCCGATGACGCCCTGTTTACGTTCAACGGCCTCAGCACGGCAGATGGCAGCTTCTTCGGACCGCTACGGCAGAACCTCCAGGCATTTGGCCAGTCAGCGTTTATCCTTCGTCTACTGGATGGCACCGTGCTGAACGGGGCCAAAGACCCGCGTCTGTCAATCATGCTGGCCCCGAGCGGCGATAACGTTTATCGCGGACTGATACCGGGCGTCGGCCAGTCTACAGCGGCCAGCGTACCGGTTCCCACGCGTGTGCAGAGCCCCTGGGGCACGCAGTTGAGCGTCAACCCGCCGGTCGGCACCACGGGCAAGTATATCTTCACGGACAAAGGGCCTTTCCCCATCATGACGTATGCCCAGCTTCAGTTTATCAAGGCGGAAGCGGCGTTTATCAAAGGTGATAAAGCTACGGCACTGGCCGCCTATCGCCGGGGTATCGAAGCGCACATGACGGCTTCGTACGTCAACGCACCAGCAGCCGAGCGGACTGCGTATCTGGCCAATCCGGCCGTCATTCCGGCCACCGCCGCCGATTTGACGCTGAATCAGATCATGCTCCAGAAATACATTGCCCAGTGGGGCTGGGGCTTCCTCGAAACCTGGTCGGACCTGCGCCGCTACAACTACAGCGCCGACGTCTTCACCTCGTTCCAGTTACCGAACGCCTTTACTACCAGCAACAACGGCAAACCTGCCCAGCGTCTGCGTCCGCGTTACAACTCGGAATACGTCTGGAACGTGGATGCCCTGACAAAGATTGGTGGCCTGGATCTGGACTTCCACACCAAACCGCTGTGGTTCACGCAACAATAA
- a CDS encoding SusC/RagA family TonB-linked outer membrane protein, giving the protein MSNSLQKWLFMVILSGLTVLGAWAQDNAITGKVTSAEDGSPIPGASVIVRGTTRGTTTDAQGNYRIAASTGQTLRFSFIGTKNRDVVVGNATVINITLEQEAGNLNEVVVTALGVKREKRQLGYAVTELGGQDLAQTQRDNFLNGLQGRVAGVNIATTSGMPGASSQVIIRGVNSISGNNQPLFVIDGMPIDNRTAQSANFVAERNSSSSFANRTVDFANRASDLNPADIETVTILKGPEAAALYGVEAANGAILITTRKGRSGQGRITYSNNFTFEKVGRLPELQQVYSQGNNGIAQNATFNYFGPKYAEGTTFYDNMNNFLQTGMGQRHNLSFEGGTDRYTYRLSGSYSTREGVIPTTKYDRLNLTLSGTAKLSDKLTSEATMQYINTSNQKVSKGQNSFMLGMLQWPMTDDMSVYIDPATGLRKKVTTGSEIENPYFDVNKNRLRDLGNRVIANVGLNYVPTSWLTLSGRVGVDVSSTQYLIKFHPESNRSGGVIGGSIDQATDNSRNLTMQYFATLKHKVGKFTGTMRLGSALYDNQYKVLSTRGEKFLVPEFESINNTDPLTQKSLSRMEQRRLVGAFGDVTVDYNNTLFLTVTGRNDWSSTFPKAYRSFFYPSASLSFVFTELVKEGALRDVLSYGKLRASLAQVGKEAPPYSTSQAYESQTTTGGGFSYGFTGPNPNLKPEKVNSFEVGTELKFFNNRLGIDAAYYKTTSRDQIIRDLRASYGTGFVLNVVNGGEMWNNGVELSLNAEPIRAANFSWNTIVNFTKTNSRLVSLMPGLPEFYMSDTWVYSNIRNGARPGGPLTTLTGNSYQRNTQGDILISPLTGLPITETVWNIVGDRNPDFVIGWSNQFNYKNLAVSFLFDVRQGGDVYNATELFLYNRGLSKRTLDRETPRIFRGVLKDGLENTATPTPNTIQVIPYYNNSYYTAPADENFIERDVNWVRLKDVTVRYNLPTSAFGNSKIFKSASVFFTGTDLFMLTNYTGGDPGVNATTATVGGSGGYGIDFGNLPLPRAYNVGISIGL; this is encoded by the coding sequence TCGTTGTGGGCAACGCAACCGTCATCAACATCACCCTCGAACAGGAAGCGGGTAATTTGAACGAAGTCGTGGTGACGGCGCTGGGCGTGAAACGGGAAAAACGCCAGTTGGGCTACGCGGTCACCGAACTGGGCGGCCAGGACCTCGCCCAGACGCAGCGCGACAATTTCCTGAACGGTCTGCAGGGCCGTGTCGCCGGGGTCAACATCGCCACCACCAGCGGCATGCCGGGTGCCTCTTCGCAGGTCATCATCCGGGGCGTCAACTCCATCAGCGGTAACAACCAGCCGCTGTTTGTCATCGACGGCATGCCGATCGACAACCGGACGGCCCAGAGTGCCAACTTCGTGGCCGAGCGCAACTCGTCCAGCTCCTTTGCCAACCGGACCGTGGACTTCGCCAACCGCGCCTCGGACCTCAACCCGGCCGATATCGAAACCGTCACGATCCTGAAAGGACCCGAAGCGGCGGCGCTCTACGGCGTCGAGGCGGCCAACGGCGCCATTCTGATCACGACCCGGAAAGGCCGCTCGGGCCAGGGCCGCATTACGTACAGCAACAACTTTACGTTTGAAAAAGTAGGCCGTCTGCCCGAACTCCAGCAGGTCTACAGCCAGGGCAACAACGGGATCGCTCAGAACGCCACGTTCAACTATTTTGGGCCCAAATACGCCGAAGGGACCACGTTCTACGACAACATGAACAACTTCCTGCAAACGGGGATGGGCCAGCGTCATAACCTCTCGTTTGAAGGAGGTACCGACCGGTATACCTACCGCCTGTCGGGCAGCTACTCGACCCGCGAGGGCGTGATTCCGACCACTAAATACGACCGTCTGAACCTGACGCTGAGCGGAACGGCCAAACTGAGCGACAAACTGACCTCGGAAGCCACCATGCAGTACATCAACACCAGCAACCAGAAGGTCTCCAAAGGCCAGAACAGCTTCATGCTGGGCATGCTGCAGTGGCCCATGACCGACGACATGAGCGTGTACATCGACCCGGCAACGGGCCTGCGCAAGAAGGTCACGACGGGCAGCGAGATTGAAAACCCGTATTTTGATGTCAATAAAAACCGGCTGCGCGACCTCGGCAACCGCGTGATTGCCAACGTGGGCCTCAATTATGTGCCGACCAGCTGGCTGACGCTTTCCGGACGCGTGGGGGTCGACGTGTCGTCAACGCAGTACCTGATCAAATTCCACCCGGAATCCAACCGTTCGGGCGGCGTGATCGGCGGCTCCATCGACCAGGCGACCGACAACTCCCGCAACCTGACGATGCAGTATTTTGCCACGCTGAAGCACAAAGTGGGTAAGTTTACGGGCACCATGCGCCTCGGCAGCGCCCTCTACGACAACCAGTACAAAGTTCTGTCGACGCGCGGTGAGAAGTTCCTGGTGCCGGAATTTGAATCCATCAACAACACCGACCCGCTGACGCAGAAATCGCTGTCCCGCATGGAGCAGCGCCGCCTGGTCGGGGCGTTTGGCGACGTAACGGTCGATTACAACAACACGCTGTTCCTGACCGTAACGGGCCGTAATGACTGGTCTTCGACCTTCCCCAAAGCGTACCGTTCGTTCTTCTATCCTTCCGCCTCGCTGAGCTTTGTCTTCACGGAACTGGTGAAGGAAGGCGCGCTGCGGGATGTGTTGAGCTACGGCAAACTCCGGGCGTCGCTGGCGCAGGTGGGTAAGGAAGCTCCCCCGTACTCGACCTCACAGGCCTACGAAAGCCAGACGACCACGGGCGGCGGATTCAGTTACGGCTTCACCGGACCGAACCCGAACCTGAAACCCGAAAAGGTGAATTCGTTTGAAGTAGGTACCGAACTGAAGTTCTTCAACAACCGCCTCGGCATCGACGCCGCTTACTACAAAACGACCAGCCGCGACCAGATCATCCGCGACCTGCGGGCCAGCTACGGCACGGGCTTCGTCCTGAACGTGGTCAACGGCGGTGAAATGTGGAACAACGGGGTCGAACTTTCGCTGAACGCGGAACCCATCCGGGCGGCCAACTTCTCCTGGAACACCATCGTCAACTTTACGAAGACCAACAGCCGCCTCGTGAGCCTGATGCCGGGTCTGCCCGAATTCTACATGTCGGACACCTGGGTATACAGCAACATCCGGAACGGTGCCCGTCCGGGTGGCCCGCTGACGACGCTGACGGGTAACTCCTACCAGCGGAACACGCAGGGCGACATCCTCATCAGTCCCCTGACGGGTCTGCCGATCACCGAAACGGTCTGGAACATTGTGGGCGACCGGAACCCGGATTTCGTCATTGGCTGGAGCAACCAGTTCAATTACAAAAATCTGGCGGTGAGCTTCCTGTTTGACGTTCGGCAGGGCGGCGACGTATACAATGCCACGGAACTGTTCCTCTACAACCGCGGCCTCAGCAAGCGGACGCTCGACCGCGAAACGCCGCGCATTTTCAGAGGCGTGCTGAAAGATGGTCTGGAAAACACGGCCACGCCGACCCCCAACACCATCCAGGTGATTCCGTACTACAACAACAGCTATTACACCGCGCCGGCCGACGAAAACTTCATCGAGCGGGATGTGAACTGGGTGCGCCTGAAAGACGTAACCGTTCGCTACAACCTGCCGACGAGCGCCTTTGGCAACAGCAAGATTTTCAAATCGGCGAGTGTGTTCTTTACGGGAACGGACCTGTTCATGCTGACCAACTACACCGGCGGCGACCCGGGCGTTAACGCTACGACCGCTACAGTGGGTGGCTCAGGCGGCTACGGCATCGACTTCGGTAACCTGCCGCTGCCCCGCGCCTACAACGTCGGCATCAGCATCGGACTGTGA
- a CDS encoding NAD(P)/FAD-dependent oxidoreductase, with protein MLKFDKLSLNIPETNKPRVVIIGGGFGGINLAKRLNGRDFQVVMFDKQNYHGFWPLLYQVATAGLEPDAIAEPLRKMFDEDYEDFHFRLVRVTGVNPAAKTVQTLIGELRYDHLVIATGTKPNFFGNKEVQKYSFPLKTVPEALNLRSQLLQSFEQASITKDPDTRQSLLNFVIVGAGPTGVELAGSLAEMRKHVLPGDYPGLDFSKMNIYLIEGMDRVLPPMSPEASEKTHKYLDSMGIAIKLKTLVDTYDGQLVKLKTGETIPAHTLIWAAGVSGALVEGIPAETVERGRILVNEFNQVKGYPEIYAIGDVAMMKTEKFPNGHPGVAQPAIQQGKHLAKNLRRLLKNEKMEPFEYLDKGSLAIIGRNRAVADLPGNIHLGGFLAWVIWLFIHIYYLIGFRSKLIVLSNWIYRFFTYERGTRLIIRPFVRKEEPEKEPTQYVVGNEMG; from the coding sequence ATGCTCAAATTCGATAAACTTTCACTGAATATACCCGAAACCAACAAACCCCGGGTCGTCATCATCGGCGGCGGGTTTGGCGGAATCAACCTGGCCAAACGGCTCAACGGCCGCGATTTTCAGGTGGTTATGTTTGACAAACAGAACTACCACGGCTTCTGGCCGCTGCTCTATCAGGTCGCAACCGCGGGCCTCGAACCGGACGCCATTGCCGAACCTCTCCGGAAGATGTTCGACGAGGACTACGAAGATTTCCATTTCCGCCTCGTGCGGGTGACGGGCGTGAATCCGGCGGCGAAAACGGTCCAGACCCTGATCGGGGAACTGCGGTACGATCACCTGGTCATCGCGACCGGTACCAAGCCGAACTTCTTCGGAAACAAGGAAGTGCAGAAATACTCATTTCCGCTGAAGACCGTTCCGGAGGCGCTGAATCTGCGGTCGCAGCTGCTGCAATCGTTCGAGCAGGCCAGCATCACCAAAGACCCGGATACCCGGCAAAGCCTCCTGAATTTCGTCATTGTCGGGGCCGGTCCGACGGGCGTGGAACTGGCGGGGTCGCTGGCCGAGATGCGCAAGCACGTACTGCCGGGCGATTATCCGGGTCTGGATTTCAGCAAAATGAACATCTACCTCATTGAGGGAATGGACCGGGTGCTGCCGCCGATGTCGCCCGAAGCCAGTGAAAAAACGCACAAGTACCTCGACAGCATGGGAATCGCCATTAAGCTCAAAACGCTGGTGGACACCTACGACGGGCAGCTCGTCAAGCTGAAAACCGGGGAAACCATTCCGGCCCACACGCTCATCTGGGCGGCGGGCGTCTCGGGTGCGCTGGTGGAAGGCATTCCCGCCGAAACGGTCGAACGGGGCCGGATTCTGGTCAACGAATTCAATCAGGTGAAGGGCTATCCGGAGATTTATGCCATCGGCGACGTGGCGATGATGAAAACCGAGAAATTCCCGAACGGGCATCCGGGCGTAGCCCAGCCGGCGATTCAGCAGGGAAAGCACCTCGCCAAAAACCTGCGTCGCCTGCTGAAGAACGAAAAAATGGAGCCGTTCGAGTACCTCGACAAAGGCTCGCTGGCCATCATCGGCCGCAACCGGGCCGTGGCCGACCTGCCCGGTAACATCCATCTGGGCGGGTTTCTGGCCTGGGTTATCTGGCTGTTTATCCACATTTATTACCTGATCGGCTTCCGCAGCAAGCTGATCGTACTCAGCAACTGGATTTACCGTTTCTTCACTTACGAACGGGGCACGCGCCTCATCATTCGGCCGTTTGTCCGAAAGGAGGAACCGGAAAAAGAGCCGACACAATATGTGGTGGGAAACGAAATGGGCTGA
- a CDS encoding DUF4476 domain-containing protein: MSRTYAFLLGLTLSLMSAVVARADVEFFLKIDDGGRYTVVIDEQSITLNTGRFRFFELPAGRNRVAILRNNYPVFQDWIDLRPDSRTVAEFHPRRGLRLLTQFPLFDNGMYCGPNWDQPYASNRPDYGRPGNGRPDNWNNRPGSGLPGSGRPGNGNGNWGNNRPYEMNPRDFDRIRQGISRESFDERKFEFLRNVLPGQPVSTAQMCELLRMFSFDKYRLEAAKVGWECVSDRNNYYATFDTFSFESSRRDLKQHIGWRLN; the protein is encoded by the coding sequence ATGAGCCGCACATATGCTTTCCTGCTGGGCCTGACGCTGAGTCTGATGAGTGCCGTAGTTGCCCGCGCCGATGTGGAGTTTTTCCTGAAAATTGATGATGGCGGGCGCTACACCGTCGTGATTGACGAACAGTCGATCACGCTTAACACCGGTCGTTTCCGTTTTTTTGAACTGCCCGCGGGCCGCAACCGGGTGGCGATTCTCCGGAACAATTACCCGGTCTTTCAGGACTGGATCGATTTGCGCCCCGACAGCCGGACGGTCGCTGAGTTTCACCCCCGCCGCGGCCTGCGCCTGCTAACCCAGTTTCCGCTCTTCGACAACGGCATGTACTGCGGCCCGAACTGGGACCAGCCTTACGCCAGTAACCGCCCGGATTACGGCCGTCCGGGCAACGGCCGCCCCGACAACTGGAACAACCGACCGGGGTCCGGCCTACCGGGGTCCGGCCGACCGGGGAACGGGAATGGCAACTGGGGCAACAACCGCCCTTACGAAATGAATCCGCGTGATTTTGACCGCATCCGACAGGGCATCAGCCGTGAATCGTTCGACGAGCGCAAGTTCGAATTTCTGCGGAATGTACTGCCCGGCCAGCCGGTTTCAACCGCCCAGATGTGCGAGCTTCTGCGGATGTTCTCCTTCGATAAATACCGCCTCGAAGCGGCCAAGGTCGGCTGGGAGTGCGTCTCCGACCGGAATAACTACTACGCCACCTTCGATACTTTTTCTTTCGAAAGTTCGCGGCGGGACCTGAAACAGCACATCGGCTGGCGCCTGAACTGA
- a CDS encoding S46 family peptidase, giving the protein MKRILLAVLLLGAVPLGWAQTNATPNADTVKAGPYDMGKMWTFDNPPKDYFRRTYNFTPDDKWFEESRLASLRFASYCSASFVSPDGLVMTNHHCARESGTGVQRKGEDLNNSGFYAKTLAEERKVPGLYVDQLLRLEDITARVQTAMGTGSEAEQLGRREQEFEKIKAEYANREGWKGLELQTITFYNGGRYSLYGFKRYNDVRLVFMPELQLGFFGGDYDNFTYPRYNLDCSFFRVYDNGKPLRTTHYFKFNTNGLKEGDPIFVIGNPGSTERLKTVAELEFDRDLSIPYQVQVYRNRADALAAYNATAKNDSIQNQIFSLENSLKATQGQLDGLRDPYLMARKAAFERQFRMDVRAKNLTDRLRLWDDIAANVTNQRKYFRDASLFNPTGIVRGELLAFAQLMQLYAQSAATNPAQADRIRGLLEVPKLMSRSLEEAFLAAHLTEARAALGPDDAYVKAALNGRNPREAAAYLMQNTKLMDAAVVSDLLTKGATGIAASNDPLLQLARIAAPRFQEAAGNLQGGEEQLEVLRGNLGRLLYDVYGTTIPPDATFSLRINDGIVRSYPYNGTIAPIQTTFAGMYERNYSFSDRYPWNLPARWKNPPLSLLRQPMNFISTNDIIGGNSGSPMINRNREAVGLVFDGNMESLPGSFIFVPDRNRAISVHTGAMVAAMRYIYKADRLVKELVGVVK; this is encoded by the coding sequence ATGAAAAGAATTCTGCTTGCTGTTCTGCTACTCGGAGCGGTGCCGCTCGGCTGGGCGCAGACCAACGCCACACCCAACGCGGATACCGTCAAAGCCGGCCCCTACGACATGGGCAAGATGTGGACCTTCGACAACCCGCCGAAGGACTATTTCCGCAGGACCTACAACTTCACCCCCGACGACAAATGGTTTGAAGAATCCCGGCTGGCCTCGCTGCGGTTCGCTTCCTACTGCTCCGCCTCGTTTGTCTCGCCCGACGGACTGGTGATGACCAACCACCACTGCGCCCGGGAATCCGGTACGGGTGTGCAGCGAAAAGGCGAAGACCTCAACAATAGCGGCTTTTACGCCAAAACCCTCGCCGAGGAGCGCAAGGTACCCGGTCTGTACGTGGACCAACTGTTGCGGCTGGAGGACATCACCGCCCGGGTGCAGACGGCCATGGGCACCGGTTCGGAAGCCGAGCAACTGGGCCGCCGGGAGCAGGAATTTGAAAAAATCAAAGCCGAATACGCTAACCGGGAAGGCTGGAAGGGGCTGGAATTGCAGACGATCACGTTCTATAACGGTGGCCGCTATTCGCTCTATGGCTTCAAGCGGTACAACGACGTGCGGCTGGTATTCATGCCCGAACTGCAGCTCGGCTTCTTCGGCGGTGATTACGATAACTTCACGTATCCGCGTTACAACCTCGACTGCTCGTTTTTCCGGGTGTACGACAACGGCAAGCCGCTTCGGACGACGCACTACTTCAAATTCAATACGAACGGGCTGAAGGAAGGCGACCCGATTTTTGTCATCGGCAATCCGGGCAGCACGGAGCGGCTGAAAACGGTGGCCGAACTGGAATTCGACCGGGATTTGTCCATTCCGTATCAGGTACAGGTGTACCGCAACCGGGCCGACGCGCTGGCGGCCTACAATGCCACGGCTAAAAACGACAGCATTCAAAATCAGATATTCAGTCTGGAAAACAGCCTCAAAGCCACGCAGGGTCAACTCGACGGTTTGCGCGACCCGTATCTGATGGCCCGAAAAGCCGCCTTTGAACGTCAGTTCAGGATGGATGTCCGGGCCAAGAACCTGACCGACCGGCTGCGTCTCTGGGACGACATTGCCGCCAACGTAACCAACCAGCGGAAGTATTTCCGGGATGCTTCCCTGTTCAATCCGACCGGAATTGTGCGGGGCGAATTGCTGGCATTTGCTCAGCTGATGCAGTTGTATGCCCAGTCGGCGGCCACCAACCCGGCGCAGGCGGACCGCATCCGGGGGCTGCTGGAAGTGCCGAAGCTGATGTCACGTTCGCTGGAAGAAGCTTTTCTGGCCGCCCATCTGACAGAAGCACGAGCCGCGCTGGGGCCGGACGATGCCTACGTAAAAGCGGCGCTGAACGGTCGAAATCCCCGCGAAGCCGCCGCTTACCTGATGCAGAACACCAAATTAATGGACGCCGCTGTGGTCAGCGATCTGCTAACCAAAGGCGCAACGGGCATTGCCGCCAGCAACGACCCGCTGCTGCAACTGGCCCGGATTGCGGCCCCGCGTTTTCAGGAAGCCGCCGGAAATTTACAGGGAGGTGAGGAGCAGCTTGAAGTCCTGCGGGGCAATCTGGGGCGGCTGTTGTACGATGTGTACGGCACCACCATCCCTCCCGACGCTACCTTCTCGCTCCGCATCAACGACGGCATTGTCCGCAGTTATCCGTACAACGGCACCATCGCGCCGATTCAGACGACCTTTGCCGGCATGTACGAGCGGAATTATTCGTTTAGCGACCGGTATCCGTGGAATCTGCCCGCCCGCTGGAAAAATCCGCCGTTGTCGCTGCTGCGCCAGCCGATGAATTTCATTTCGACAAACGATATTATTGGAGGAAACTCCGGGAGTCCGATGATCAACCGCAACCGGGAGGCCGTGGGTCTGGTCTTTGACGGGAATATGGAGAGCCTGCCCGGCAGCTTTATTTTTGTCCCGGACCGCAACCGGGCCATTTCGGTCCATACCGGCGCGATGGTGGCGGCCATGCGGTACATTTACAAAGCCGACCGGCTGGTAAAGGAACTGGTAGGCGTTGTAAAATAA